A genomic window from Candidatus Denitrolinea symbiosum includes:
- a CDS encoding prolipoprotein diacylglyceryl transferase, whose product MITISIDPIIFNIGHFAVRWYSLILLIAIGIGIWLTAREAERRGFKKDDIYDAAIWIIVGGLLGARLFHVLDHWSHEYAADPIRALYIWEGGLAIWGALIGGLITGALVAWRRGWRFPKLLDAAAPGLVLAQAIGRIACVITGDAMGKPTDGPFGFAYTNPNVMVPQLGVYYTPMPVYELVINLGIFVVLWGLRKRIGPDGRLFLVYLTLYSLERFFLAFTSSYRIIAFGLTQSQIVAIFGLVISLIFLALIPRKLNKQSM is encoded by the coding sequence ATGATCACAATCTCCATTGATCCGATCATTTTCAATATTGGTCACTTTGCTGTGCGCTGGTACAGCCTGATTCTCCTGATCGCCATCGGGATCGGCATCTGGCTGACAGCCCGCGAGGCGGAACGAAGAGGTTTCAAGAAGGATGACATATACGATGCCGCCATTTGGATTATCGTCGGCGGTTTACTTGGGGCGCGGCTTTTTCATGTTCTTGATCACTGGTCGCATGAGTACGCGGCGGATCCCATCCGCGCCCTGTACATTTGGGAAGGCGGGCTGGCGATCTGGGGCGCGCTCATTGGCGGGTTGATCACTGGCGCTCTGGTCGCCTGGCGGCGCGGCTGGCGTTTTCCAAAATTGCTGGATGCCGCGGCTCCGGGTTTGGTGCTGGCACAGGCGATCGGGCGCATCGCATGTGTGATCACGGGCGATGCGATGGGCAAGCCGACGGACGGTCCGTTCGGTTTTGCATACACCAATCCAAATGTGATGGTGCCGCAGTTGGGCGTGTACTATACGCCCATGCCCGTCTATGAACTCGTGATCAATCTTGGAATTTTCGTCGTTCTCTGGGGACTACGTAAGCGCATCGGACCCGACGGGAGGCTGTTCCTTGTCTATTTGACCCTGTACAGCCTTGAGCGTTTCTTCCTGGCATTCACCAGTTCGTATCGCATCATAGCCTTTGGGCTGACGCAATCACAGATCGTGGCGATATTTGGATTGGTCATCAGCCTGATTTTCCTGGCGCTCATACCGCGCAAACTAAACAAACAATCAATGTAA
- a CDS encoding cupredoxin domain-containing protein, which translates to MKKSARAIRKEARLRKQRIRSTIFAVIVVGVLGLAGYFIKEAFFRPPPEPMAGNVIDVEASMSGFDKTEIRVKVGEPVTLRLTSLDNEYHTDGGGKHQWAVDELGVNVIAQPLSSNYTTFTPDKAGTYTFYCDICCGGKANPTMNGQIIVEG; encoded by the coding sequence ATGAAAAAATCTGCCCGTGCAATTCGCAAAGAAGCGCGTCTCAGAAAACAGCGCATACGCTCGACGATCTTCGCTGTGATCGTCGTCGGCGTATTGGGGCTGGCAGGCTATTTCATCAAGGAAGCCTTCTTCCGTCCGCCGCCCGAACCGATGGCTGGAAACGTGATTGACGTGGAAGCCTCCATGAGCGGATTCGACAAGACCGAGATTCGCGTCAAGGTCGGCGAACCTGTCACTCTTCGTTTGACCAGTCTGGATAACGAGTATCACACCGATGGCGGCGGAAAGCATCAATGGGCGGTGGATGAACTGGGCGTAAACGTCATTGCCCAGCCTTTGAGTTCCAATTACACCACCTTTACGCCCGATAAAGCAGGCACGTACACGTTCTACTGCGACATCTGTTGCGGCGGGAAAGCCAACCCGACCATGAATGGTCAGATCATCGTCGAGGGATAA